A region of Piscinibacter gummiphilus DNA encodes the following proteins:
- a CDS encoding GntR family transcriptional regulator: MSIDPATPRPLGGSIQDRIRAAVEAEIVSGERPPGSVIDDRQLSERFQASRTPVREALLVLAAQGLVHIAPRSGIYVRRASIDELVASLEALTEVESVLAGMAARRATAAHCAELRTAMATCSERAAAGDQPGYEAANRDLHQAIYRASGNPVLVETVRSLRRTLAAYRQCSIRHPGRLGASAEEHRAIVTAICAGDSLAASAAMRQHINLGGEALVELVVTAQTMGARHDTAASPEAAPARRSPRRAMSRR; the protein is encoded by the coding sequence ATGAGCATCGACCCGGCCACCCCACGCCCCCTCGGCGGCAGCATCCAGGACCGCATCCGCGCGGCCGTGGAGGCCGAGATCGTGTCGGGTGAACGGCCGCCGGGCAGTGTCATCGACGACCGCCAGCTCTCCGAACGCTTCCAGGCCTCGCGCACTCCGGTGCGCGAGGCCTTGCTCGTGCTGGCGGCCCAGGGGCTGGTGCACATCGCGCCCCGGTCCGGCATCTACGTCCGGCGCGCCAGCATCGACGAACTGGTGGCGTCCCTCGAGGCGCTGACCGAGGTGGAATCGGTGCTGGCCGGCATGGCTGCGCGCCGCGCCACCGCGGCCCACTGCGCCGAGTTGCGCACCGCCATGGCCACCTGTTCCGAGCGCGCCGCGGCGGGCGACCAGCCCGGCTACGAGGCGGCCAACCGCGACCTGCACCAGGCCATCTACCGCGCCAGCGGCAACCCGGTGCTGGTCGAGACCGTGCGGTCGCTGCGGCGCACGCTCGCGGCCTACCGCCAGTGCAGCATCCGGCATCCGGGTCGCCTCGGCGCCTCGGCCGAGGAGCACCGCGCCATCGTGACGGCCATCTGCGCCGGCGACTCCCTCGCCGCCTCGGCCGCGATGCGGCAGCACATCAACCTGGGCGGCGAAGCCCTGGTCGAACTCGTCGTGACCGCCCAGACGATGGGCGCGCGGCACGACACGGCGGCCTCGCCCGAGGCGGCGCCGGCGCGGCGGTCCCCACGCCGCGCGATGTCGCGCCGCTGA
- a CDS encoding LysR family transcriptional regulator gives MPDKFIDSRPAGALGTNLRHLHVLCAVADAGSIAHAAEGLYRVSSAVARSISELESVLGVPLFERRSRGMVINRYGDIVLVRARRIEGMFEAARQQLMARGGVQSSADVNSLFASIMNGRRLAVIASLVERRSMAAVAREFAITQPAISTAVKDLEARLGTSLFDRTARGLVPTPAGEILAFHFKRVLAELRHIVPDLAASEGTLQGSVNVGALPLGRTHILPRAIASLLARHPQLHVGTVESPYEALAASLRSGDVDFILGALRGPAEAKELEQAPLFEDRLSVIARADHPFTRVNRIDFDTLRSATWVLSRHGSPSRELFESFFSDARQPPPVPAVETGDLAVLRGLLLESDMLTAISAHQLRYEIRDGSLVALDFPLERTRRQIGLSQRLGALPSPGALALMAEIRKVVTDSAEFG, from the coding sequence ATGCCAGACAAATTCATCGACTCCCGACCGGCCGGCGCGCTCGGCACCAACCTGCGTCACCTGCACGTGCTGTGCGCCGTGGCCGACGCCGGCAGCATCGCGCACGCCGCCGAGGGGCTCTACCGCGTCTCCTCGGCCGTGGCCCGTTCCATCTCGGAACTGGAGTCGGTGCTCGGCGTGCCGCTCTTCGAGCGGCGCTCCCGCGGGATGGTGATCAACCGGTACGGGGACATCGTGCTCGTGCGCGCCCGGCGCATCGAAGGCATGTTCGAGGCCGCACGTCAGCAGCTGATGGCGCGCGGCGGCGTGCAGTCGTCCGCGGACGTCAACTCGCTGTTCGCGTCGATCATGAACGGCCGGCGCCTGGCCGTCATCGCGAGCCTCGTCGAACGGCGCAGCATGGCGGCCGTGGCACGCGAGTTCGCGATCACGCAGCCGGCCATCAGCACCGCGGTGAAGGACCTGGAGGCCCGCCTGGGCACCTCGCTGTTCGACCGCACCGCGCGCGGGCTCGTGCCCACGCCGGCCGGCGAGATCCTCGCGTTCCACTTCAAGCGGGTGCTCGCCGAGCTGCGGCACATCGTGCCCGACCTCGCCGCGAGCGAAGGCACGCTGCAGGGCAGCGTGAACGTGGGCGCCCTGCCGCTCGGGCGCACGCACATCCTGCCGCGCGCCATCGCCTCGCTGCTCGCGCGGCATCCGCAACTGCACGTGGGCACCGTCGAGAGCCCGTACGAGGCCCTCGCGGCCTCGTTGCGCAGCGGCGACGTCGACTTCATCCTCGGCGCGCTGCGCGGCCCGGCCGAGGCGAAAGAGCTGGAACAGGCGCCCCTCTTCGAGGACCGGCTCTCGGTCATCGCGCGTGCGGACCATCCGTTCACGCGGGTCAATCGCATCGACTTCGACACGCTGCGCAGCGCCACGTGGGTGCTGTCGCGGCACGGGTCGCCGTCGCGCGAACTCTTCGAGTCGTTCTTCTCGGACGCCCGCCAGCCGCCCCCCGTGCCCGCGGTGGAGACGGGCGACCTCGCGGTGCTGCGCGGCCTGCTGCTCGAAAGCGACATGCTGACGGCCATCTCCGCCCACCAGCTGCGCTACGAGATCCGCGACGGCAGCCTCGTGGCGCTCGACTTCCCGCTGGAACGCACGCGGCGGCAGATCGGCCTGTCGCAGCGCCTCGGCGCGCTGCCCTCCCCCGGCGCGCTGGCGCTGATGGCGGAGATCCGCAAGGTGGTGACGGACTCGGCCGAGTTCGGCTGA
- a CDS encoding carboxylesterase/lipase family protein — protein MKKFLAPPAAAALLALALSGCGSDDTVDGPQAGTFGETPVAGLDVAGTTTAARRTDASGRFEHAAGETVRFSIGALALGSAPGAAMVTARDVTGGAAASDRRVTNKLILLQTLDVDGNLNNGIEITEAIRTAVSNSAASIDFDQDTAAFRTSLAPLLATLNTASVFTDLDPRPRTARTAAAAVEHFTRASSPRHVVTTAAGSLSGFEADASTWQFLGVPYAKPPVGALRWRPPQAVTPWTGVRHATAWADQAAQTTALERFGEGGMSEDSLYLNVTTPKNAAKLPVMVWFHGGGFTSLTSNTKAFNNAKGPVTKGVVQVSVNHRLGPFGYLAHPLLSAESGYGGSGNYGQMDLIMALQWVRDNIAAFGGDPTNVTIFGESGGGRKVLSLMASPEAKGLFHRAISQSGTLIPDTRTLASAEAIGTALSTNLGATTLEQLRAKPWTEVVTAAAALVPYTNIDNRYLPHSERASFEGHTHNDVPFLIVTNTADTVDPIETVKNVFPWMTTHSAQPHYAAVFSRVPAGWTQRGLKAYHGAELTYVFNAPESVVAHFQLNLVLDPATSARVVIGDLNGNGVSGTAGDTADVLASAGFDTTDAAVADRTMTMWTTFAKTGNPSITGLSWPAYTTSNDTYVELGAQAVVKTGLSAVFP, from the coding sequence ATGAAGAAGTTCCTCGCACCCCCCGCGGCGGCCGCGCTGCTGGCCCTCGCGCTGTCCGGCTGCGGCTCCGACGACACGGTCGACGGACCGCAGGCCGGCACGTTCGGCGAGACCCCCGTGGCCGGCCTCGACGTCGCCGGCACCACCACGGCGGCCCGGCGCACCGATGCCTCCGGCCGCTTCGAACACGCCGCCGGCGAAACGGTGCGCTTCTCGATCGGCGCGCTGGCCCTCGGCAGCGCCCCCGGCGCGGCGATGGTCACCGCACGCGACGTGACGGGCGGTGCCGCCGCGTCCGACCGCCGCGTCACCAACAAGCTGATCCTGCTGCAGACGCTCGACGTCGACGGCAACCTCAACAACGGCATCGAGATCACCGAGGCCATCCGCACGGCGGTGTCCAACAGTGCCGCGTCGATCGACTTCGACCAGGACACGGCCGCCTTCCGCACGAGCCTTGCGCCGCTGCTGGCCACGCTGAACACCGCGTCCGTCTTCACCGACCTCGACCCACGCCCCCGCACGGCACGCACCGCCGCGGCGGCCGTCGAACACTTCACGCGCGCGTCCAGCCCGAGGCACGTCGTCACCACCGCCGCCGGCTCGCTGAGCGGATTCGAAGCCGATGCCTCCACATGGCAGTTCCTCGGCGTGCCGTACGCGAAGCCGCCGGTGGGGGCGTTGCGCTGGCGTCCGCCGCAGGCGGTCACGCCGTGGACCGGCGTGCGCCACGCCACCGCCTGGGCCGACCAGGCCGCGCAGACCACGGCGCTCGAACGGTTCGGCGAAGGTGGCATGAGCGAGGACAGCCTGTACCTCAACGTGACCACGCCGAAGAACGCGGCCAAGCTGCCCGTGATGGTGTGGTTCCACGGCGGCGGTTTCACCTCGCTCACCAGCAACACCAAGGCCTTCAACAACGCGAAGGGACCGGTCACGAAAGGCGTCGTGCAGGTGTCGGTGAACCACCGCCTCGGGCCGTTCGGCTACCTCGCGCACCCGCTGCTCTCCGCCGAGTCGGGCTACGGCGGCTCGGGCAACTACGGGCAGATGGACTTGATCATGGCGCTGCAATGGGTGCGCGACAACATCGCGGCCTTCGGCGGCGACCCCACGAACGTCACCATCTTCGGCGAGTCGGGCGGCGGGCGGAAGGTGCTGTCGCTGATGGCCTCGCCCGAGGCGAAGGGCCTGTTCCACCGCGCCATCAGCCAGAGCGGCACGCTGATCCCGGACACCCGCACGCTCGCGTCCGCCGAAGCCATCGGCACGGCCCTCTCCACGAACCTCGGCGCCACCACGCTCGAGCAGCTGCGCGCGAAGCCGTGGACCGAGGTGGTGACGGCCGCCGCCGCGCTCGTGCCGTACACCAACATCGACAACCGCTACCTGCCGCACAGCGAACGCGCGAGCTTCGAGGGCCACACGCACAACGACGTGCCGTTCCTGATCGTCACGAACACGGCCGACACCGTCGACCCCATCGAGACGGTGAAGAACGTGTTCCCGTGGATGACGACCCACAGCGCGCAGCCGCACTATGCCGCGGTCTTCAGCCGCGTGCCGGCCGGGTGGACGCAGCGCGGGCTCAAGGCGTACCACGGCGCCGAGCTGACGTACGTGTTCAATGCGCCGGAGAGTGTCGTCGCGCACTTCCAGTTGAACCTCGTGCTGGACCCGGCGACCAGCGCGCGCGTGGTGATCGGCGACCTGAACGGCAACGGCGTCAGCGGCACCGCGGGCGACACCGCCGACGTGCTGGCCTCCGCCGGCTTCGACACGACCGACGCCGCGGTGGCCGATCGCACGATGACGATGTGGACCACCTTCGCGAAAACGGGCAACCCGAGCATCACCGGACTGTCCTGGCCGGCGTACACGACGTCCAACGACACCTACGTCGAACTCGGCGCACAGGCGGTGGTGAAGACGGGCCTGTCGGCCGTGTTCCCCTGA
- a CDS encoding carboxylesterase/lipase family protein, producing MNRSDNRRRLAAAAVAAVLALTACGGDDVEELSGVFVDSPVSGLDVTGSAGPARSTDANGRFTYAAGETLSFAIGNLALGSAAGGGVLTPLSVTAGAASAADVRVNNKLILLQTLDADGDLNNGIQITAAIRAVVSPRAAAIDFNQPTAAFRTSLAPLLAALNDAAVFSDLDPRPRSARTAAAALEHFGRSMAPRNVVATTGGSLSGFEANATTWQYFGIPYARPPVGELRWRPPQPPVAWTGVRQATGWSDQSAQNPTFETLGEGGMSEDSLYLNVTAPKNASKAPVMVWFHGGAFAILTGNSKQYNNPEGVTTKGVVLVTVNHRLGPFGYMAHPLLSAESGHGGSGNYGQMDLVMALQWVKDNIARFGGDPANVTLFGQSGGGGKTYGLLNSPQAAGLFHKAVVQSGANPIATTGTAAASLAAGEAIGTAMFTRLNVTTLAAARALPWTAFVQADLDAGIPREIYRPNVDYAHLPKTYGQNMTDGMPSDVPLMVGATSGDYPSLRAALPVFMAQRAPTYKSPQFVYRFSRVPDGWAAMNLASGHGGEVPYLFNYPLGLASNYGLGLVLTAANTKPPIGDLNGNGVTGTAGDVADVYASMGWGAGDVATVDAVMSMWTQFAKTGNPSTPAFTWPAYTLANDTYAEIGPTASPSVRTGLATAFP from the coding sequence ATGAACCGAAGCGACAACCGGCGGCGCCTCGCGGCCGCCGCCGTGGCCGCCGTGCTGGCCCTCACCGCGTGTGGCGGCGACGACGTCGAGGAACTGTCCGGCGTCTTCGTCGACAGCCCCGTGTCGGGCCTCGACGTCACCGGCTCCGCCGGCCCGGCCCGTTCCACGGATGCGAACGGCCGGTTCACCTACGCGGCCGGCGAGACGCTCTCGTTCGCCATCGGCAACCTCGCCCTCGGCTCGGCCGCGGGCGGCGGTGTGCTCACGCCGCTGTCGGTCACGGCCGGCGCGGCGTCGGCCGCCGACGTGCGCGTGAACAACAAGCTGATCCTGCTGCAGACGCTCGACGCCGACGGCGACCTCAACAACGGCATCCAGATCACCGCGGCGATCCGGGCGGTGGTGTCGCCGCGGGCCGCGGCCATCGACTTCAACCAGCCCACGGCGGCGTTCCGCACGAGCCTCGCGCCGCTGCTCGCCGCACTCAACGACGCGGCCGTGTTCTCGGACCTCGACCCGAGGCCGCGCAGCGCGCGCACGGCCGCCGCGGCGCTCGAACACTTCGGCCGGTCGATGGCCCCGCGCAACGTCGTCGCCACCACGGGCGGATCGCTCAGCGGCTTCGAGGCCAATGCCACCACGTGGCAGTACTTCGGCATTCCGTACGCCCGCCCGCCCGTCGGTGAGCTGCGCTGGCGTCCGCCGCAGCCGCCGGTCGCATGGACCGGCGTGCGCCAGGCCACCGGCTGGAGCGACCAGAGCGCGCAGAACCCCACGTTCGAGACGCTCGGCGAAGGCGGCATGAGCGAAGACTCGCTGTACCTCAACGTCACGGCGCCGAAGAACGCGTCGAAGGCGCCGGTGATGGTGTGGTTCCACGGCGGCGCGTTCGCGATCCTGACGGGCAACTCGAAGCAGTACAACAACCCGGAAGGCGTGACCACGAAGGGGGTCGTGCTCGTCACCGTCAACCACCGCCTCGGGCCGTTCGGCTACATGGCCCATCCGCTGCTGAGTGCCGAGAGCGGCCACGGCGGCTCGGGCAACTACGGCCAGATGGACCTCGTGATGGCGCTGCAGTGGGTGAAGGACAACATCGCCCGCTTCGGCGGCGACCCGGCCAACGTCACGCTGTTCGGCCAGTCGGGCGGCGGCGGCAAGACGTATGGCCTGCTGAACTCGCCGCAGGCCGCCGGTCTCTTCCACAAGGCCGTGGTGCAGAGCGGGGCCAACCCCATCGCGACCACCGGCACGGCCGCGGCCTCGCTGGCTGCGGGCGAGGCCATCGGCACGGCGATGTTCACGCGCCTGAACGTGACGACGCTCGCCGCCGCGCGGGCGCTTCCGTGGACCGCCTTCGTGCAGGCCGACCTCGACGCGGGCATCCCGCGCGAGATCTACCGTCCGAACGTCGACTACGCCCACCTGCCGAAGACCTACGGGCAGAACATGACCGACGGCATGCCGAGCGACGTGCCGCTGATGGTGGGCGCCACGTCCGGCGACTACCCGTCGCTGCGCGCCGCACTGCCGGTCTTCATGGCCCAGCGCGCACCCACCTACAAGTCGCCGCAGTTCGTGTACCGCTTCAGCCGCGTGCCCGACGGCTGGGCCGCGATGAACCTCGCGAGCGGCCACGGCGGCGAGGTGCCCTACCTCTTCAACTACCCGCTCGGCCTGGCGAGCAACTACGGCCTGGGCCTCGTGCTGACGGCGGCCAACACGAAGCCGCCCATCGGCGACCTCAACGGAAACGGCGTCACGGGCACCGCGGGCGACGTGGCCGACGTCTATGCGTCGATGGGCTGGGGTGCGGGCGACGTGGCGACGGTGGACGCGGTGATGTCGATGTGGACGCAGTTTGCGAAGACCGGCAACCCGAGCACCCCTGCGTTCACGTGGCCCGCGTACACGCTGGCCAACGACACCTACGCGGAGATCGGCCCGACGGCGTCGCCGAGCGTGCGAACGGGTCTCGCCACGGCGTTCCCGTGA
- a CDS encoding amidohydrolase family protein encodes MIIDCHGHYTTAPKALEAWRDQQVASLSGATPAPSVSSLKISDDELRESIETNQLAKMRERGIDLTIFSPRASFMAHHIGGFDTSATWSAICNELIARVVGLFPGQFIGAAMLPQSPGVDPRTCVAEIDRCVNEYGFVAINLSPDPSGGHWTSPPLSDRHWYPVYERMVELDIPAMIHVSTSCNACFHTTGSHYLNADTTAFMQCLTSDLFKDFPTLRFVIPHGGGAVPYHWGRFRGLAQEMKKPPLGEHLLKNIFFDTCVYHQPGIDLLTKVIPVDNVLFASEMIGAVRGIDPTTGFAYDDTRRYIEAASLSMDDRRKIFEGNARCVYPRLDAALRARAAA; translated from the coding sequence ATGATCATCGATTGCCACGGCCACTACACCACCGCCCCGAAGGCGCTCGAGGCCTGGCGCGACCAGCAGGTCGCGAGCCTGTCGGGCGCCACCCCCGCCCCGTCGGTGTCGTCGCTGAAGATCAGCGACGACGAACTGCGCGAGTCCATCGAGACCAACCAGCTCGCGAAGATGCGCGAGCGCGGCATCGACCTCACGATCTTCTCGCCGCGCGCGAGCTTCATGGCCCACCACATCGGCGGATTCGACACCAGCGCCACCTGGTCCGCGATCTGCAACGAACTGATCGCCCGCGTGGTCGGCCTGTTCCCCGGCCAGTTCATCGGCGCGGCCATGCTGCCGCAGTCGCCCGGCGTCGACCCGAGGACGTGTGTCGCCGAGATCGACCGCTGCGTCAACGAGTACGGCTTCGTGGCCATCAACCTGAGCCCGGACCCCTCCGGCGGCCACTGGACCTCGCCGCCGCTGTCGGACCGGCACTGGTACCCGGTGTACGAGCGGATGGTCGAACTCGACATCCCCGCGATGATCCACGTGAGCACGAGCTGCAACGCGTGCTTCCACACCACCGGCTCGCACTACCTGAACGCGGACACCACGGCCTTCATGCAGTGCCTCACGTCCGACCTGTTCAAGGACTTCCCGACGCTGCGCTTCGTGATCCCGCACGGCGGCGGCGCGGTGCCGTACCACTGGGGCCGTTTCCGCGGCCTGGCCCAGGAGATGAAGAAGCCGCCGCTCGGCGAGCACCTGCTCAAGAACATCTTCTTCGACACCTGCGTGTACCACCAGCCCGGCATCGACCTGCTCACGAAGGTGATCCCGGTCGACAACGTGCTGTTCGCCTCCGAGATGATCGGCGCCGTGCGCGGCATCGACCCCACCACCGGCTTCGCGTACGACGACACGCGCCGCTACATCGAGGCGGCCTCGCTGTCGATGGACGACCGCCGCAAGATCTTCGAAGGCAACGCCCGCTGCGTGTACCCGCGCCTCGACGCGGCGCTGCGCGCCCGCGCCGCTGCCTGA
- a CDS encoding crotonase/enoyl-CoA hydratase family protein, which translates to MNETSTSRVRVSVDDQGVAEVALVRADKMNAIDAAMFNAINDTIATLRGDERVRAVVLHGEGRAFCAGLDMGRFQQMGQGQTSGTMGSDLLARSHGLANAAQHVGWGWRELPVPVIAAVHGVAFGGGLQIALGADVRIVHPDTKLSVMEVKWGLVPDMSGCVFMTELVRADVLRELTFTGRIVSGTEAQAIGLATRVADDPLAEARALAAQIAAKSPDAIRAAKRLLNGASPVRAADVLLAEAREQQALIGSPNQREAALAGLEKRAPRFR; encoded by the coding sequence ATGAACGAAACCTCCACCTCGCGCGTGCGCGTGTCCGTCGACGACCAGGGCGTGGCCGAGGTCGCCCTCGTGCGCGCCGACAAGATGAACGCCATCGACGCCGCGATGTTCAATGCCATCAACGACACCATCGCCACCCTGCGCGGCGACGAACGCGTGCGCGCCGTGGTGCTGCACGGCGAGGGCCGCGCGTTCTGCGCCGGCCTCGACATGGGCCGCTTCCAACAGATGGGCCAGGGACAGACCAGCGGCACGATGGGCAGCGACCTGCTCGCCCGCAGCCACGGCCTCGCGAACGCCGCGCAGCACGTGGGCTGGGGCTGGCGCGAGCTGCCGGTGCCCGTGATCGCCGCGGTGCACGGCGTCGCCTTCGGCGGCGGCCTGCAGATTGCGCTGGGCGCCGACGTTCGCATCGTCCATCCCGACACGAAGCTGTCAGTGATGGAGGTCAAGTGGGGCCTCGTGCCCGACATGTCCGGCTGCGTCTTCATGACCGAACTCGTGCGTGCGGACGTGCTGCGCGAACTCACCTTCACCGGCCGCATCGTCTCCGGCACCGAGGCGCAGGCGATCGGTCTCGCCACCCGCGTGGCCGACGACCCGCTGGCCGAGGCCCGCGCGCTCGCGGCGCAGATCGCAGCAAAGAGCCCCGACGCCATCCGCGCGGCCAAGCGGCTGCTCAACGGCGCATCGCCAGTCCGCGCGGCCGACGTGCTGCTCGCCGAGGCCCGCGAGCAGCAGGCCCTGATCGGCAGTCCGAACCAGCGCGAGGCGGCGCTGGCGGGGCTCGAAAAGCGGGCGCCGCGGTTCCGCTGA
- the ligK gene encoding 4-carboxy-4-hydroxy-2-oxoadipate aldolase/oxaloacetate decarboxylase: MNTLGIVKRTIPRPPREAVEHLSKFGVATVHEAMGRVGLTKPVLKPMYDGARLCGPAVTVLLQPGDNWMFHVAAELIQPGDVVLAACTTDNVDGFFGDLLATSFRARGCVGLVIDGGVRDVRVLREMDFPVFARTAHAKGTVKATLGSVNVPVVCAGALVQPGDVVVADDDGVVIVPCADVARVAEAAAKREALEEGKRQRLADGELGLDIYQMRERLAEAGLRYID, from the coding sequence ATGAACACGCTCGGAATCGTCAAGCGCACCATCCCCCGCCCGCCCCGCGAGGCGGTCGAACACCTCTCGAAGTTCGGCGTCGCCACCGTCCACGAGGCCATGGGCCGCGTGGGCCTCACCAAGCCGGTGCTCAAACCGATGTACGACGGCGCCCGCCTGTGCGGACCGGCGGTCACCGTGCTGCTGCAGCCGGGGGACAACTGGATGTTCCACGTCGCGGCCGAACTGATCCAGCCGGGCGACGTGGTGTTGGCGGCCTGCACCACCGACAACGTCGACGGCTTCTTCGGGGACCTGCTCGCCACGTCCTTCCGCGCCCGCGGCTGCGTGGGCCTCGTGATCGATGGCGGCGTGCGCGACGTGCGCGTGCTGCGCGAGATGGACTTCCCCGTCTTCGCCCGCACCGCGCACGCCAAGGGCACGGTCAAGGCCACGCTCGGCTCCGTCAACGTGCCGGTGGTGTGCGCCGGTGCGCTGGTGCAGCCCGGCGACGTGGTGGTGGCCGACGACGACGGCGTGGTGATCGTGCCGTGCGCCGACGTGGCGCGCGTGGCCGAGGCCGCCGCCAAACGCGAGGCCCTCGAGGAAGGCAAGCGCCAGCGCCTCGCCGACGGCGAGCTGGGCCTCGACATCTACCAGATGCGGGAACGCCTCGCCGAGGCGGGCCTGCGCTACATCGACTGA